A genomic region of Methanothermobacter sp. CaT2 contains the following coding sequences:
- the pyrH gene encoding UMP kinase: MRIVITIGGSIIISEFSHEMFRAYADILNSLRDEHELFVVVGGGRPARDYIGVARELGAREAQCDDIGIDVTRLNARLLITALGDSAYPGVPENFREALEVSATGRIVVMGGTEPAHSTDAVGAILAETVGADLMINLTSVDGFYDRDPKRYPEARFYPEITASEMLEHLRDSDVRAGTYEFFDHTALHMIRRSGIRTLIVNGNDPENLLRAIDGRIGTTVIPE, from the coding sequence ATGAGAATCGTGATTACCATTGGAGGATCAATCATCATAAGTGAATTCTCCCATGAGATGTTCAGGGCCTATGCTGACATCCTGAATTCGCTGAGGGATGAACATGAACTATTTGTGGTTGTGGGGGGAGGAAGACCCGCCCGCGACTACATAGGGGTTGCCAGGGAACTGGGAGCCAGGGAGGCCCAGTGTGATGATATAGGCATAGATGTGACCCGCCTGAATGCCAGGCTCCTGATAACCGCCCTGGGTGATAGCGCCTACCCTGGGGTTCCGGAGAACTTCAGGGAGGCCCTCGAGGTTTCTGCGACCGGCAGAATAGTTGTAATGGGTGGCACCGAACCAGCGCACAGCACAGATGCTGTCGGGGCCATACTAGCTGAAACCGTTGGGGCCGACCTCATGATAAACCTCACCTCTGTGGATGGATTCTATGACAGGGACCCGAAGAGGTACCCTGAAGCCAGGTTTTACCCTGAGATCACCGCCAGTGAGATGCTCGAACACCTAAGGGACTCTGATGTGAGGGCAGGTACCTATGAGTTCTTTGACCACACAGCCCTGCATATGATAAGAAGGTCCGGTATAAGGACCCTGATAGTGAACGGTAACGACCCGGAGAATCTCCTCAGGGCCATTGATGGCAGGATAGGCACCACAGTTATCCCAGAATAA
- a CDS encoding DUF2116 family Zn-ribbon domain-containing protein → MEVISMVEPHKHCPVCSTPIPMDEVTCSERCQEILLKNQQRVRRTRTIFYLVFALFIVLWVVLSIKR, encoded by the coding sequence ATGGAGGTAATAAGCATGGTTGAACCACACAAGCACTGCCCTGTATGCAGCACGCCAATACCCATGGATGAGGTGACCTGTTCAGAGAGGTGTCAGGAGATCCTCCTGAAAAATCAGCAGAGGGTCAGGAGGACACGGACAATATTCTACCTGGTATTCGCCCTCTTCATTGTGCTCTGGGTTGTACTTTCAATTAAAAGGTGA
- a CDS encoding DUF308 domain-containing protein: protein MLKKWMGLLSVILGIVFLVSPVSGVTAISILTGIVLSALGVWMLANAIRGRRYMEVGVLWMVFAVITLAVGLMLAFRVFLINQLAGAWLYITGILLLVAAMLILSAGSQSYLKRNAGLMSAILGVIYILIGALSFNPVFVGLAVGVILIVYGVAVLRSP, encoded by the coding sequence ATGCTGAAAAAATGGATGGGTCTCCTTTCGGTTATTCTGGGTATTGTATTTCTGGTATCACCTGTCTCAGGTGTGACGGCCATAAGCATACTGACGGGCATTGTGCTCTCTGCCCTTGGAGTCTGGATGCTTGCAAATGCAATCAGGGGGCGGAGGTACATGGAGGTGGGTGTGCTCTGGATGGTCTTTGCGGTTATAACACTGGCAGTTGGCCTCATGCTGGCCTTCAGGGTCTTCCTGATAAATCAACTTGCAGGGGCCTGGCTTTACATTACAGGGATCCTTCTCCTGGTGGCTGCAATGCTGATACTCTCAGCAGGCTCCCAGAGTTACCTGAAAAGAAATGCGGGTCTAATGAGCGCCATTTTGGGGGTAATATACATTCTTATTGGCGCACTCTCATTCAACCCGGTGTTTGTGGGTCTGGCTGTGGGCGTGATACTCATAGTTTATGGGGTGGCTGTACTCAGATCCCCATAA
- a CDS encoding sulfite exporter TauE/SafE family protein, which translates to MDPLIYVLALLFTGLLVGLATGLLGVGGGFIIAPVLFFLMEAGGTPPDIAIRTAFGTSLAIILPTALSGAHSHYRRGCVDPGTGITMGVLGACGSVAGVFTASASPAELLKRIFGVLLILVSLQLLLSSRIPPSGVKRNAAAPLGFLTGFLSGLLGIGGGVVLVPLLVMVAGFDVLEAVGTSSLVIAFTAASGTISYILTGPGGPFTVGYVNLLQFLLVIVVSVPASRLGALIAHRVDVRYIRYIFIILLICTGLRMLL; encoded by the coding sequence ATGGATCCATTGATCTATGTGCTGGCACTTCTATTCACAGGACTTCTGGTTGGACTTGCAACGGGCCTTCTTGGAGTTGGCGGCGGCTTCATAATAGCCCCGGTGCTATTCTTCCTCATGGAGGCAGGGGGCACACCACCGGATATTGCCATAAGGACGGCCTTCGGCACCAGCCTTGCCATAATACTGCCAACAGCACTGAGCGGAGCCCACTCCCATTACAGGAGGGGGTGTGTTGATCCAGGGACTGGCATCACCATGGGTGTTCTCGGCGCATGCGGTAGCGTGGCAGGGGTTTTCACAGCATCAGCCTCACCTGCAGAGCTCCTAAAAAGAATATTCGGTGTTTTACTCATCCTTGTTTCACTGCAACTCCTCCTATCATCCAGAATTCCGCCTTCAGGGGTTAAGAGGAATGCAGCAGCCCCCCTTGGATTCCTCACAGGTTTCCTCTCAGGCCTCCTGGGTATCGGTGGTGGTGTTGTCCTTGTACCGCTCCTTGTGATGGTCGCGGGCTTTGATGTCCTCGAGGCCGTTGGCACATCCTCCCTTGTAATTGCATTCACGGCTGCATCAGGGACCATCTCCTACATCCTAACAGGTCCCGGGGGTCCATTCACTGTGGGATATGTTAACCTCCTCCAGTTCCTGCTTGTGATTGTTGTGAGCGTCCCAGCATCAAGGCTTGGTGCTCTAATCGCCCACAGGGTTGATGTGAGGTACATAAGGTACATCTTCATAATCCTCTTAATCTGCACGGGTTTGAGGATGCTTCTCTGA
- a CDS encoding MJ1255/VC2487 family glycosyltransferase → MKLSIIIPAYNEEEYLPGLLESIKKQDFKDYEVIVADANSDDNTRKIAEEYGCRVVDGGMPAVGRNRGAAAARGELLLFLDADLVLTDGYLRDAVEEFESEDLGIAITQMIPISTRRRDKILHEFANRFMILVESIKPHGAGCYGILTRRELHDRVGGFDESLDFGEDTDYIERIGKISRFRVLRKPRVLVSIRRLEKEGLKNLAFKYTKSTIYDFMGKRVSAGDLDYEFGHSKRKRRVLYSVCGEGMGHAIRSGVILDKLTEDHEVLIFASDRAYRYLSSKFDNVHEIYGFNTVYEDNSVNDVKTFMKAMKTFPRDLKENLKLLYRTARDFRPDVVVSDFEFYASLVSNMLRIPLISIDNMHVITQCRIEYPERFRRDKVKAEAVVRSFIVRPRRYLITSYFFPEVKNPDKVSMYPPVLREEIRSLRPYYGDHVLVYQTSQSNRKLLEVLRSIDRKFLVYGFDREGVDGNLTFRRFNEDRFFRDFESAAAVITNGGFTLISEALYLRKPVYSVPVKGQFEQILNAVYLEKLGYGEFHEETERESLERFLGRLDIYRRNLEDYDGGNNEIIEALKRTIDECSGGC, encoded by the coding sequence ATGAAGCTCAGCATAATCATACCAGCATACAACGAGGAGGAATATCTTCCAGGACTCCTTGAAAGCATAAAGAAGCAGGACTTCAAGGATTATGAGGTTATAGTCGCAGATGCAAACTCCGATGATAACACGAGAAAGATAGCGGAAGAATATGGTTGCAGGGTTGTTGATGGGGGTATGCCCGCGGTGGGAAGAAACAGGGGAGCTGCTGCTGCCAGGGGCGAGCTGCTGCTGTTCCTGGACGCTGACCTTGTCCTCACCGACGGCTACCTCAGGGATGCTGTTGAGGAGTTTGAATCAGAGGACCTTGGAATCGCAATAACCCAGATGATACCCATATCAACCAGGAGGCGCGACAAGATACTGCATGAATTTGCCAACAGATTCATGATACTGGTTGAATCCATAAAACCCCATGGGGCTGGATGCTACGGCATACTGACACGCCGGGAACTCCATGATAGGGTGGGTGGATTCGATGAATCCCTGGACTTTGGAGAGGACACAGACTACATTGAAAGGATAGGGAAGATAAGCAGGTTCAGGGTCCTCAGGAAACCCAGGGTACTGGTATCCATAAGGAGACTTGAAAAGGAGGGACTCAAAAACCTCGCATTCAAGTATACCAAGAGCACCATTTATGACTTCATGGGGAAGAGGGTCAGTGCAGGTGACCTTGACTATGAATTCGGTCACTCAAAGAGGAAAAGGAGGGTCCTATACTCTGTCTGCGGTGAGGGCATGGGTCATGCGATACGCAGTGGTGTGATCCTTGATAAACTCACAGAGGACCATGAAGTCCTCATATTTGCAAGTGACCGCGCATATAGGTACCTGAGCAGTAAATTCGATAACGTCCATGAGATATATGGGTTCAACACCGTCTACGAGGATAACAGTGTAAATGATGTTAAAACCTTCATGAAGGCCATGAAAACCTTCCCACGGGACCTCAAGGAGAATCTCAAACTGCTCTACAGGACTGCGAGGGACTTCAGGCCGGATGTTGTGGTCTCTGACTTTGAGTTCTATGCCAGTCTTGTGAGTAACATGCTCCGCATCCCCCTCATAAGCATCGATAACATGCACGTGATAACCCAGTGCCGTATAGAGTACCCTGAGAGGTTCCGCAGGGATAAGGTGAAGGCAGAGGCCGTTGTGAGGTCCTTCATTGTGAGACCCCGCCGTTATCTGATAACCAGTTACTTCTTCCCGGAGGTTAAAAACCCGGATAAGGTGTCCATGTATCCCCCTGTACTCAGGGAGGAAATAAGAAGTCTCAGACCATACTATGGGGACCATGTTCTGGTATACCAGACCAGTCAGTCAAACAGGAAGCTCCTTGAGGTTCTCAGGTCCATTGACAGGAAATTCCTTGTCTATGGCTTTGACAGAGAGGGTGTTGATGGAAACCTCACCTTCAGGAGATTCAATGAGGACCGGTTCTTCAGGGACTTCGAGTCTGCAGCGGCGGTTATAACAAATGGAGGCTTCACCCTTATAAGTGAGGCCCTCTACCTCAGGAAACCCGTCTACAGTGTTCCTGTGAAGGGGCAGTTCGAGCAGATCCTGAATGCAGTTTACCTTGAGAAGCTCGGCTACGGTGAGTTCCATGAGGAAACTGAAAGGGAAAGCCTTGAGAGGTTCCTTGGCAGGCTGGATATTTACAGGAGGAACCTTGAGGACTACGATGGTGGTAACAACGAGATCATAGAAGCCCTTAAGAGGACAATAGATGAGTGCTCCGGGGGATGCTAA
- a CDS encoding transcription initiation factor IIB produces the protein MRSDVSEIEKETKCPECGSDDLRGDYERAEIVCGKCGLVIDDNLVDMGPEWRAFDHEQRDKRTRVGAPITYTIHDKGLSTMIDWRNKDIYGRDIPARNRAQWYRLRKWQRKIRISGATERNLAFALSELDRDSSRLGLPRSVREAASMVYRRAVENKLIRGRSIEGVVAASLYAACRKCNVPRTLDEIAEVSRVSKKEVGRTYRFLTRELNIKLPPTSPVDYVPRFASELGLSGEVQSKAIEIIEMAMENGLTSGRGPTGVAAAALYIASVLLGERKTQRDVAEVAGVTEVTIRNRYKELTEQLDLGVTL, from the coding sequence ATGAGGTCTGATGTTTCTGAAATAGAGAAGGAAACAAAATGCCCTGAGTGCGGCTCCGATGACCTTAGGGGCGACTACGAGAGGGCTGAAATAGTCTGTGGAAAGTGTGGTCTTGTCATAGACGATAACCTGGTTGATATGGGTCCAGAGTGGAGGGCCTTTGACCACGAACAGAGGGATAAGAGGACAAGGGTAGGTGCACCCATAACCTACACCATACACGACAAGGGTCTATCAACAATGATAGACTGGAGAAACAAGGACATATATGGAAGGGACATACCTGCAAGGAACAGGGCCCAGTGGTACCGTCTGAGGAAGTGGCAGAGAAAGATAAGGATATCAGGAGCCACCGAGAGGAACCTTGCATTTGCCCTGAGCGAACTTGACCGTGACTCATCAAGGCTAGGGCTCCCTAGGAGTGTGAGGGAGGCGGCCTCCATGGTATACAGGAGAGCCGTTGAGAACAAACTCATCAGGGGAAGGAGCATTGAGGGAGTGGTTGCAGCATCACTCTACGCCGCATGCAGGAAATGCAACGTTCCAAGGACCCTTGACGAGATTGCAGAGGTTTCAAGGGTGAGCAAGAAGGAGGTTGGAAGGACCTACAGGTTCCTCACAAGGGAACTCAACATAAAGTTACCTCCAACATCCCCGGTGGATTACGTACCAAGGTTTGCAAGCGAACTCGGCCTCTCAGGAGAGGTACAGTCCAAGGCCATCGAGATAATTGAGATGGCAATGGAAAACGGCCTCACATCAGGAAGGGGTCCGACGGGTGTTGCAGCAGCGGCCCTCTACATAGCATCGGTCCTCCTCGGGGAACGCAAGACCCAGAGAGACGTTGCAGAGGTTGCAGGTGTAACAGAGGTAACCATAAGGAACAGGTACAAGGAGCTCACAGAGCAGCTTGACCTTGGAGTGACCCTCTAG
- a CDS encoding Gar1/Naf1 family protein — MKALGNISHVSNKGRIIARSDRTPQLGAPVFTSDGKRIGKVHDIFGPTRNPYISIKPLRAVNPEKFENRVGETLYVGIKNVKKWGRRKRRRK, encoded by the coding sequence ATGAAGGCTTTAGGGAATATTTCACATGTCTCCAACAAGGGAAGGATCATAGCACGTTCAGATAGAACACCGCAGCTTGGAGCACCTGTTTTTACTTCTGATGGGAAAAGGATAGGAAAAGTGCACGATATCTTTGGACCTACACGGAATCCATACATATCCATCAAACCACTTCGTGCAGTAAATCCTGAAAAGTTTGAGAACCGAGTTGGAGAGACTTTATACGTGGGTATAAAGAATGTGAAAAAATGGGGGCGAAGGAAACGAAGGAGAAAATGA
- a CDS encoding UPF0104 family protein, with translation MGESSVFDYIGENRRTILLSFVAVAVVIFFIGFFAGFSDILRALEETSPYFLAINFILEAIILVLWTLRWRLILDVVDDAPSFTRLMMLLFTSIFGNNITPGAAGGEPLRAYLLREVEGTPFEIGFASSTADRVFEFIPFALISILSAVLIMTWEISIWTRIVVSVLILVTIAGFSLAVYAGMNKKIAQKIALSLTGRLVSWLSRFREGNISFSGIHEKVIFYINRFNDGFSTAITDRRVFVIGFFISLGMWALDVCRLYVCFLAVGVSPPVVPLIIIYTVGILISLLPLLPGSLGLREGILVGLFAVAGIGADYVMAASVVDRLASYIAPTLIGLIAAVYYGRQMTA, from the coding sequence ATGGGAGAGAGCAGCGTCTTTGATTACATCGGAGAGAACAGAAGGACCATCCTTCTCTCATTCGTTGCGGTTGCTGTTGTAATATTCTTTATAGGTTTCTTTGCAGGTTTCAGTGATATTCTGAGGGCACTTGAGGAGACCAGCCCCTACTTCCTTGCAATCAATTTCATCCTGGAGGCCATCATACTTGTCCTGTGGACCCTGAGGTGGAGGCTCATTCTGGATGTGGTTGATGATGCTCCCTCCTTTACGAGGCTCATGATGCTTCTTTTTACCAGCATATTTGGGAATAACATAACGCCGGGGGCTGCCGGTGGTGAGCCACTGCGGGCCTACCTTCTGCGTGAGGTTGAGGGCACACCCTTTGAGATCGGTTTCGCATCATCCACAGCAGACAGGGTCTTTGAGTTCATACCCTTTGCTCTGATCTCCATTCTCTCTGCGGTGCTCATAATGACCTGGGAGATATCCATCTGGACCAGGATAGTTGTGAGCGTTCTGATCCTTGTGACCATTGCAGGGTTCTCCCTGGCGGTCTATGCAGGTATGAACAAAAAAATAGCCCAGAAGATAGCCCTTTCTTTAACAGGGAGACTGGTTTCATGGTTATCAAGGTTTAGGGAAGGTAACATCAGTTTTTCTGGGATACACGAGAAGGTCATATTCTATATAAATCGATTCAATGATGGGTTCTCAACCGCAATAACCGACAGGAGGGTCTTTGTTATTGGATTCTTCATATCACTGGGGATGTGGGCCCTTGATGTCTGCCGGCTCTATGTCTGCTTCCTGGCTGTGGGTGTCTCACCACCTGTGGTTCCACTCATAATAATCTACACAGTTGGGATCCTCATATCCCTTCTTCCGCTTCTGCCAGGGTCCCTTGGGTTGAGAGAGGGGATACTCGTGGGTCTATTTGCTGTTGCAGGGATAGGTGCAGACTATGTCATGGCAGCCAGTGTTGTTGATAGGCTCGCAAGTTATATTGCACCGACACTGATAGGTCTCATTGCAGCAGTCTACTATGGAAGACAGATGACAGCATGA
- a CDS encoding RraA family protein, whose protein sequence is MARRGMKPIDRLRRLSSPADPVGLLSGISAPQISDALKSVTGEVGVIPSIKPMNNLRVCGRVVTARTSQHDWGTSVMAIDAASPGEIIFIGADGDERAVWGELTSKTALKKGIAGVVIYGSCRDVDAILELDFPVFSRDYVPCAGEPRAEGQLNVELECDGVLVKNGDLLLGDESGVVVVPSEVTGEVVRAALKVKEKEYSIVEGVEGGISLSEILGLRK, encoded by the coding sequence ATGGCAAGGAGAGGTATGAAACCAATTGATCGTCTCAGGAGGCTCAGCTCACCCGCGGATCCTGTAGGGCTTCTATCGGGGATATCGGCGCCCCAGATCTCAGATGCCCTCAAGAGTGTGACAGGTGAGGTGGGTGTGATACCCTCAATAAAACCCATGAACAACCTCCGTGTCTGTGGCAGAGTGGTCACAGCCAGGACATCCCAGCACGACTGGGGAACATCAGTCATGGCCATTGATGCTGCATCACCTGGGGAAATTATTTTTATAGGTGCTGACGGTGATGAGAGGGCAGTGTGGGGTGAACTCACCTCAAAAACCGCCCTGAAGAAGGGTATCGCAGGGGTCGTTATTTACGGGTCCTGCAGGGATGTTGACGCCATCCTTGAACTTGATTTTCCTGTATTCTCACGTGACTATGTTCCCTGTGCAGGAGAACCTCGAGCCGAGGGTCAGCTCAATGTAGAACTTGAGTGTGATGGTGTCCTGGTTAAAAATGGTGACCTGCTCCTTGGTGATGAATCCGGGGTGGTTGTGGTGCCATCTGAGGTTACAGGAGAGGTCGTCAGGGCCGCCCTGAAGGTAAAGGAGAAGGAGTACTCGATAGTGGAGGGTGTTGAAGGCGGAATTTCCCTTTCAGAAATCCTCGGCCTTCGGAAGTAG
- a CDS encoding DUF211 domain-containing protein: MVAKGLIRIVLDILKPHEPIIPEYAKYLSELRGVEGVNITLMEIDKETENIKVTIQGNDLDFDEITRAIESYGGSIHSVDEVVAGRTMVEEVTTPQD; the protein is encoded by the coding sequence ATGGTGGCTAAGGGCCTTATTAGAATCGTTCTGGATATACTGAAACCCCACGAACCCATAATACCTGAATATGCAAAGTATCTGAGTGAACTGAGGGGTGTTGAGGGAGTTAACATCACCCTCATGGAGATAGACAAGGAAACCGAGAACATCAAGGTGACCATCCAGGGAAACGACCTGGATTTCGATGAGATAACAAGGGCAATAGAGAGTTATGGTGGTTCCATCCACAGTGTTGATGAAGTTGTAGCCGGAAGGACCATGGTCGAAGAGGTCACAACTCCCCAGGATTGA
- a CDS encoding toprim domain-containing protein: MSLIKLQQITDELEELKYQGEQGIPILIEGRKDEEALRELGVNGPFIKVSGSRLSLSEIALKASRASRAIILTDFDRKGSELAKRLYMDMQSLGADPDLRIRRRLMGMTRRYIKDIQSLPSYIERLKLEVCPYPLDNI; this comes from the coding sequence ATGTCTCTTATTAAGCTTCAGCAGATAACCGATGAGTTAGAGGAACTTAAATATCAGGGAGAACAGGGAATACCCATACTGATTGAGGGACGTAAGGATGAAGAAGCCCTGCGGGAGCTGGGCGTCAACGGCCCCTTCATAAAGGTCTCAGGCTCCAGACTGAGCCTTTCGGAAATTGCCCTCAAGGCATCTAGGGCATCGAGGGCCATAATACTCACAGATTTTGACAGGAAGGGCAGTGAACTTGCAAAAAGACTCTACATGGACATGCAAAGTCTTGGAGCAGATCCAGACCTCAGGATACGGCGCAGACTCATGGGGATGACACGGAGATACATCAAGGATATACAGAGCCTCCCTTCATACATTGAAAGGCTGAAGCTGGAGGTGTGCCCATACCCCCTTGATAATATCTGA
- the dnaG gene encoding DNA primase DnaG has translation MGKEEISTTKYLIHAQINANGIVEKPDVVGAIFGQTEGLLSNDLDLRELQKTGRIGRIKVNITSRGGKSKGEIIIPSSLDRVETAILAASLETINRVGPCEAYIQVTKVEDVRAVKRKRVVERAKEIYASMMEEVAPESLKMIEEVKEAMRVHEITEYGEEKLPAGPNVETSDAILVVEGRSDVLNLLKYGIKNAIAVEGVSVPKTVADLTRKKTVTAFVDGDRGGELILKELLQVGEIDYVTRAPKGKEVEDLEKDEIMMALRNKVPVEQFYHDLGMKKDKKKTEDKMVLLRNILKELEGTGNAEILDDALNILKEVKVENLYDELSRVNNHPYAVVFDGVITQRLVDLSFEKGLRYLVAVRSGDIVKKPHNLKIITGHT, from the coding sequence ATGGGAAAAGAAGAGATAAGTACAACTAAATACCTCATTCACGCTCAAATTAACGCTAATGGAATCGTAGAGAAACCAGATGTCGTGGGGGCGATATTCGGACAGACAGAGGGCCTCCTCAGCAACGACCTAGACCTCAGGGAACTCCAGAAAACAGGAAGGATCGGTAGAATCAAGGTTAACATAACATCACGTGGTGGTAAATCAAAGGGGGAGATAATAATACCATCAAGCCTTGACCGTGTTGAAACCGCCATACTTGCGGCTTCCCTGGAAACAATAAACCGTGTCGGGCCATGCGAGGCCTACATCCAGGTCACAAAGGTTGAAGATGTAAGGGCCGTTAAACGTAAAAGGGTCGTTGAGAGGGCCAAGGAGATCTACGCGAGCATGATGGAGGAGGTTGCCCCTGAGAGCCTCAAGATGATCGAGGAGGTAAAGGAGGCCATGAGGGTCCATGAGATCACCGAGTACGGTGAGGAGAAACTCCCGGCCGGCCCCAACGTTGAAACTTCAGACGCCATACTTGTGGTTGAGGGAAGATCAGACGTGCTCAACCTCCTCAAGTACGGTATAAAGAACGCCATAGCAGTGGAGGGTGTCAGTGTACCAAAAACTGTGGCGGATTTAACCAGAAAAAAGACTGTTACAGCCTTCGTTGACGGTGACCGGGGCGGTGAACTCATACTCAAGGAACTCCTCCAGGTTGGTGAGATAGACTACGTCACCCGGGCTCCCAAGGGCAAGGAGGTTGAGGACCTTGAGAAGGACGAGATAATGATGGCCCTTCGTAATAAGGTGCCCGTTGAACAGTTTTACCATGACCTTGGAATGAAGAAGGATAAGAAGAAGACAGAGGACAAGATGGTGCTCCTACGTAACATCCTGAAGGAGCTTGAGGGCACCGGGAACGCCGAGATACTCGACGACGCCCTCAACATACTCAAGGAGGTTAAGGTTGAGAACCTCTACGATGAACTGAGCAGGGTAAACAACCACCCCTACGCCGTGGTATTTGATGGTGTTATAACACAGCGCCTGGTTGACCTCTCCTTCGAGAAGGGGCTCAGATACCTTGTGGCCGTGAGAAGCGGGGATATAGTGAAGAAACCCCACAACCTCAAGATTATAACCGGTCACACCTGA
- a CDS encoding Lon protease family protein: protein MYVDMNREYLKDINTTEDVKIPEDPLERVIGHEDVMPMIKIAAKQRRHLLLVGPPGIGKSLLAQAISFHLPEPSEEITVVHNPERPERPFVEVKNRKEIEDEILEIERAEGELIDPQSAPDAVAERLGFKCIHCGEYSSAYNSICPRCGGDKFSHIKARRKHIGDLLGMFEMSSGSLSVPQKRVTTTRIIDGVEEVVIYERVGGEEIKVLDQRALEKRRQIVEEKPRNVIVPLDRKTFVQATGASETELLGDVRHDPYGGHPDLGSQPYERVVPGAIHEAHEGVLFIDEIVHIAGLQRFIFSAMQDKTFPIVGRNPQSAGSSVKVDEVPCDFIFVGACNIADLQYILPPLRSRIQGEGYELLLNTTMPDTDENRAKIVQFVAQEIELDGKIPHARAAAVELLIEEAKRRARAVDDVDNALTLRLRDLGGVVRMAGDLAVMDGSPYIETRHMEVAIRKAVSVEDQIIRRYKSYEKALEKDLSSSQRMSQQGYSSENIDRSYM, encoded by the coding sequence ATGTATGTTGATATGAACCGTGAATATCTGAAGGATATAAACACCACGGAAGACGTTAAGATACCTGAGGATCCCCTTGAAAGGGTTATAGGGCATGAGGATGTCATGCCCATGATAAAGATAGCTGCGAAGCAGCGAAGACATCTGCTACTTGTTGGACCGCCGGGCATAGGAAAATCACTGCTTGCCCAGGCAATATCCTTTCATCTCCCTGAACCATCCGAGGAGATAACAGTTGTCCACAACCCTGAAAGGCCAGAGAGGCCCTTCGTTGAGGTCAAAAACCGCAAGGAGATAGAGGATGAAATCCTTGAAATCGAAAGGGCTGAGGGAGAACTCATAGACCCCCAGAGCGCCCCTGATGCCGTTGCAGAGCGGCTGGGTTTCAAGTGCATCCACTGCGGTGAATACAGCAGCGCCTATAACAGTATCTGCCCGCGGTGTGGTGGGGACAAGTTTTCACACATCAAGGCCAGGAGAAAACATATCGGAGACCTCCTTGGAATGTTTGAGATGAGCTCAGGGAGCCTCAGCGTCCCCCAGAAGAGGGTGACAACGACCCGCATCATTGATGGTGTTGAGGAGGTTGTGATCTATGAGCGGGTTGGTGGTGAGGAGATCAAGGTCCTTGACCAGAGGGCCCTTGAAAAGCGAAGGCAGATTGTTGAGGAGAAACCCAGGAACGTGATAGTGCCACTTGATAGAAAAACCTTTGTTCAGGCCACCGGGGCCAGTGAAACCGAACTCCTGGGAGATGTCCGTCATGACCCCTACGGAGGCCACCCTGACCTTGGATCACAGCCCTATGAACGCGTTGTGCCGGGGGCCATCCATGAGGCCCATGAGGGTGTTCTCTTCATAGACGAGATAGTTCACATTGCAGGCCTTCAGAGGTTCATATTCAGCGCAATGCAGGATAAGACATTCCCCATAGTCGGTAGAAACCCCCAGAGTGCTGGAAGTTCCGTCAAGGTCGATGAGGTTCCATGTGACTTCATATTTGTCGGTGCCTGCAACATCGCAGACCTCCAGTACATTCTCCCCCCTCTGCGATCAAGAATCCAGGGGGAGGGTTATGAGCTTCTTCTAAACACCACAATGCCTGATACCGATGAGAACCGGGCAAAGATAGTCCAGTTCGTTGCGCAGGAGATAGAACTGGATGGAAAGATACCCCATGCTCGTGCCGCCGCCGTTGAACTACTCATTGAAGAGGCTAAACGGAGGGCAAGGGCCGTGGATGATGTTGATAACGCCCTCACCCTCAGGCTCAGGGACCTCGGAGGGGTTGTGAGGATGGCCGGAGACCTTGCAGTTATGGATGGAAGCCCCTACATTGAGACCCGGCACATGGAGGTCGCCATAAGGAAGGCTGTTTCAGTTGAGGATCAGATAATAAGAAGATATAAGAGCTATGAGAAGGCCCTCGAGAAGGATCTATCAAGCTCCCAGAGGATGTCACAGCAGGGATACAGCAGCGAGAACATAGACCGCAGCTACATGTAG